GCCGACGCGCCCGTCACCTGTGCCTAGGGCACGTCCCCGGCGCCGGCGTCCTCCGGCGTCACCGCCGCCGGGCCACCGGCGAGGAGCGCCTCGAAGCCGTCCTCGTCGAGGATCGGCCGGCCCAGCTCGCGGGCCTTGTCCTCCTTCGACCCGGCGTTCTCCCCCACGACGACGAAGTCCGTCTTGCTCGAGACCGACCCGGAGGCCTTGCCGCCGCGGGCGAGGATCGCCTCCTTCGCGCTGTCCCGGGAGAACCGCTCGAGCGACCCGGTGACGACGACGGTGACCCCCTCGAGCGTGCGCGGCACGTCCTCGTCCCGCTCGTCCTCCATCCGCACGCCGGCCGCCGCCCACGCGTCGACGATCTCGCGGTGCCAGTCGACGTCGAACCACTCGACGAGCGCCCCCGCGATGGTCGGCCCGACGCCGTCGACCGCCGCCAGCTCCTCGGCGGTGGCGGCGCGGATGGCGTCCATCGAGCCGTACCGGGTGGCCAGGGCGCGTGCCGCCGTCGGCCCGACGTGGCGGATCGACAGCGCGACGAGCACCCGCCACAGCGGCTGTGCCTTCGCCTTGGCGAGCTCGTCGAGCATCCGCTCGAGGTTCTTCGACGGCTTCGTCGCCGCGCGCACGGTGCCGTCCGGGCGCCACTGCTCCTTGGTCCAGAAGGCGCGCACCACGCGCCAGTCCCCCGTGGGCTGCCCGCGCAGGGTCTTGGGCTGGTAGACGACGACGTCGCGCAGGTCCTCGGCGCGGAGGTCGAACAGCCCCGCCTCGCTCTCGAGGGCCCCCGTCTGCGGCGTGGGGATCCCGAGCTCGGCCAGCGCGGCGTCGTCGGGCAGGGCCTCCCCCGCCCCCAGGCGCACCGCGCCGCGCTCGGTCTCCACCGCGTGCCCGGCCGCGAGCGCGCTCAGCGCCGCGTCGCGCCGGGCGTCGGGGTCGGTGAGGGCGAGCGCGCCCTCGTCGCCCAGGGCCTCGATGTCGAAGGCGCCGCGCGAGGCGACGTGCGCCACGCGCTCGCGCAGCTGAGCGGGGCAGCTGCGGGCGTTGGGGCAGCGCACGTCGACGTCGCCCTCCTTCGCCGGCGCCAGCGGGGTGCCGCAGGAGGGGCAGGTGGTCGGCATGACGAACTCGCGCTCGGAGCCGTCCCGCAGGTCGACGACGGGGGCGACGATCTCGGGGATGACGTCGCCCGCCTTGCGCAGCACCACCGTGTCCCCGATGAGGACCCCCTTGCGGCGCACCTCGTTGGCGTTGTGCAGCGTGGCCATCTCCACCGTGGACCCCGCGACGAGGACGGGCTCCATGACGCCGTAGGGCGTCACGCGCCCCGTGCGCCCGACGTTCACGCGGATGTCGATGAGGCGGGTGTTGACCTCCTCGGGCGGGTACTTGTAGGCGCACGCCCAGCGCGGCGCGCGCGATGTCGACCCCATGCGGCGCTGCAGCGCGAAGTCGTCGACCTTGACGACGATCCCGTCGATCTCGTGCTCGACGTCGTGCCGGTGCTCGCCGTAGTAGGCGATCATCTCCTCCAGCTCCTCGCGCGAGCGGACCACGCGGGTGTGCGAGGAGACGGGGATGCCCCAGTCCCGCAGCTGGTCGTAGAGCTCGGACTGGTGCGTCAACGCCCGCTCGGGCCCGCCCGCGCCCCAGTCGAGGGCGCCGACGCCGTGGGCGATCATGTCGAGCGGGCGCGACGCCGTCACCCGCGGGTCCTTCTGCCGCAGCGACCCCGCCGCGGAGTTGCGCGGGTTGGCGAACGGCGCCTTGCCGGCCTCGACGAGCGAGGCGTTGAGCTCGAGGAAGCCGGCGACGGGGAAGAACACCTCGCCGCGGATCTCGATGCTCGCCGGGTGCCCCGTGCCCGCCAGCTGCGCGGGCACCGAGCCGATGGTGCGGACGTTGAGCGTGACGTCCTCGCCGGTGCGCCCGTCCCCCCGGGTGGCCGCGCGGACCAGGCGGCCGTGCTCGTAGAGGAGGTTGATCGCGAGGCCGTCGATCTTCAGCTCGGCGGTCATGGCGACGTCCCCGCTGCCGGCCTCCGCGTGCACCCGAGCCGCCCACTCGCGCAGCTCGTCGAGGGAGAAGACGTCGTCGAGGCTCTGCATGGGCTGGAGGTGGCGGACCGTGGCGAACTCGGTGGAGAACGTCCCGCCGACCCGCTGCGTCGGCGAGTCCGGCACCCGCAGGTCCGGGTGCGCCTCCTCGAGCTCCTCGAGCTCCCGCAGGCGCGCGTCGTACTCGGCGTCGGAGAGCGTCGGGGCGTCCCGGACGTAGTAGGCGAACTGGGCGGCGTCGAGCACCTCGACGAGCTCCTCCCACCGGGCGCGCGCCTCGGGCGGGGCTGCCTCGGCGGGGGCGGGCGGGGCGGGGATGGGGCCGGCGGCCGGGTCGCTCGTCGTCACGCCCACCATCTTGGCCCAGGGCACCCACACGGCCAGCGGGGCCCGCCGTGGTGGCGCACACGGTCGCGGCCGAGGGACCGGCGTTTCTGCACGATCACGAGGGAGGTAGGCGGGGAGGGAGGGAGCGAGGGGGGAGAGAACGGGGCGGGTGAGAGGTCATCCCCCGGGATGACAACGGAGATCACCCCTGCGACGGATGCCCGGTGTGGGTGCGGGCTG
The sequence above is a segment of the Georgenia faecalis genome. Coding sequences within it:
- the ligA gene encoding NAD-dependent DNA ligase LigA; translation: MVGVTTSDPAAGPIPAPPAPAEAAPPEARARWEELVEVLDAAQFAYYVRDAPTLSDAEYDARLRELEELEEAHPDLRVPDSPTQRVGGTFSTEFATVRHLQPMQSLDDVFSLDELREWAARVHAEAGSGDVAMTAELKIDGLAINLLYEHGRLVRAATRGDGRTGEDVTLNVRTIGSVPAQLAGTGHPASIEIRGEVFFPVAGFLELNASLVEAGKAPFANPRNSAAGSLRQKDPRVTASRPLDMIAHGVGALDWGAGGPERALTHQSELYDQLRDWGIPVSSHTRVVRSREELEEMIAYYGEHRHDVEHEIDGIVVKVDDFALQRRMGSTSRAPRWACAYKYPPEEVNTRLIDIRVNVGRTGRVTPYGVMEPVLVAGSTVEMATLHNANEVRRKGVLIGDTVVLRKAGDVIPEIVAPVVDLRDGSEREFVMPTTCPSCGTPLAPAKEGDVDVRCPNARSCPAQLRERVAHVASRGAFDIEALGDEGALALTDPDARRDAALSALAAGHAVETERGAVRLGAGEALPDDAALAELGIPTPQTGALESEAGLFDLRAEDLRDVVVYQPKTLRGQPTGDWRVVRAFWTKEQWRPDGTVRAATKPSKNLERMLDELAKAKAQPLWRVLVALSIRHVGPTAARALATRYGSMDAIRAATAEELAAVDGVGPTIAGALVEWFDVDWHREIVDAWAAAGVRMEDERDEDVPRTLEGVTVVVTGSLERFSRDSAKEAILARGGKASGSVSSKTDFVVVGENAGSKEDKARELGRPILDEDGFEALLAGGPAAVTPEDAGAGDVP